One genomic region from Cellulomonas hominis encodes:
- the dapE gene encoding succinyl-diaminopimelate desuccinylase: MTTTTPLDLTADLTSLTAAICDIASVSGAEAALADAVEAALRAYPHLEVLRDGDAVVARTHLGRASRVVVAGHLDTVPVADNLPSRLEGDGADAVLWGRGTVDMKGGVAVQLALAAALAEPTRDVTWVFYDHEEVDAALNGLGRIARAHPEWLAADFAVLCEPTDAGLEGGCNGTLRAEVRVPGVAAHSARAWTGVNAIHGAAPVLARLAAYEPASVEVDGLVYREGLNAVLISGGVATNVVPDRCVVTVNYRFAPSRSVAEAEAHVRDLLDGFEVVVTDAAAGARPGLDDPAAAEFAAAVLGVTGGAPAPKYGWTDVARFSALGVPAVNFGPGDPLLAHKDDERLPVAQLALCHDALRAWLTA; this comes from the coding sequence GTGACGACGACCACCCCCCTGGACCTGACCGCCGACCTCACGAGCCTCACCGCGGCGATCTGCGACATCGCCTCCGTGAGCGGCGCCGAGGCCGCGCTGGCGGACGCGGTGGAGGCCGCGCTGCGCGCGTACCCGCACCTGGAGGTGCTGCGCGACGGGGACGCGGTGGTCGCCCGCACGCACCTCGGCCGGGCGTCGCGCGTCGTCGTCGCCGGGCACCTGGACACCGTCCCGGTCGCGGACAACCTGCCGTCCCGGCTCGAGGGCGACGGCGCGGACGCGGTGCTGTGGGGGCGGGGGACCGTCGACATGAAGGGCGGCGTCGCGGTGCAGCTCGCGCTCGCGGCGGCGCTGGCCGAGCCCACCCGGGACGTGACGTGGGTGTTCTACGACCACGAGGAGGTCGACGCGGCGCTGAACGGGCTCGGCCGGATCGCCCGCGCCCACCCGGAGTGGCTCGCCGCCGACTTCGCCGTGCTGTGCGAGCCGACCGACGCGGGCCTCGAGGGCGGCTGCAACGGGACGCTGCGCGCGGAGGTGCGGGTGCCGGGCGTGGCCGCGCACTCGGCGCGGGCGTGGACCGGGGTGAACGCGATCCACGGCGCCGCGCCGGTCCTCGCCCGGCTCGCCGCGTACGAGCCCGCCTCGGTCGAGGTCGACGGGCTCGTGTACCGGGAGGGCCTGAACGCCGTGCTGATCAGCGGCGGCGTCGCCACCAACGTCGTGCCGGACCGCTGCGTCGTCACCGTGAACTACCGGTTCGCCCCGTCGCGCTCGGTCGCCGAGGCCGAGGCGCACGTCCGGGACCTGCTCGACGGGTTCGAGGTCGTCGTCACCGACGCGGCCGCGGGCGCCCGACCGGGCCTGGACGACCCGGCGGCCGCGGAGTTCGCGGCCGCGGTGCTCGGCGTGACGGGCGGGGCGCCGGCGCCCAAGTACGGCTGGACGGACGTCGCCCGGTTCTCCGCGCTCGGCGTGCCGGCGGTGAACTTCGGCCCCGGCGACCCGCTGCTCGCGCACAAGGACGACGAGCGGCTGCCGGTCGCCCAGCTCGCGCTGTGCCACGACGCCCTCCGCGCCTGGCTGACGGCCTGA
- the dapD gene encoding 2,3,4,5-tetrahydropyridine-2,6-dicarboxylate N-succinyltransferase: MSDRTAWGWGLATVTDAGSVLDTWYPQPALGDVPDAAECPEDLAALVRADESRGVRTETVLIVVDLDAEPVDTADAYLRLHLLSHRLVLPNTINLDGIFAALPNVVWTDRGPCAVDGFETTRARLRAATGRPVTVLGVDKFPRMVDYVLPSGVRVADADRVRLGAHLASGTTVMHEGFVNFNAGTLGTSMVEGRISQGVVVGEGSDIGGGASIMGTLSGGGRERVSIGERSLLGANAGLGIPLGDDCVVEAGLYLTAGTKVALVGQAGEDGAPRVVKARELAGADGILFRRNSLTGGVEAVARTGTGITLNAALHAN, encoded by the coding sequence ATGAGCGACCGCACCGCCTGGGGCTGGGGCCTGGCCACCGTGACCGACGCCGGCTCCGTCCTGGACACCTGGTACCCGCAGCCCGCCCTCGGCGACGTCCCGGACGCCGCCGAGTGCCCGGAGGACCTGGCCGCGCTGGTCCGCGCCGACGAGTCCCGCGGCGTGCGGACCGAGACGGTGCTCATCGTGGTGGACCTGGACGCCGAGCCGGTGGACACCGCCGACGCGTACCTGCGGCTGCACCTGCTGTCGCACCGCCTCGTGCTGCCGAACACGATCAACCTCGACGGCATCTTCGCCGCGCTGCCGAACGTCGTGTGGACCGACCGGGGCCCGTGCGCGGTCGACGGCTTCGAGACCACCCGCGCCCGGCTGCGCGCGGCGACCGGCCGGCCGGTGACCGTGCTCGGGGTCGACAAGTTCCCGCGGATGGTGGACTACGTGCTGCCGTCCGGCGTGCGGGTCGCGGACGCCGACCGGGTCCGGCTCGGCGCGCACCTCGCGTCCGGGACCACCGTCATGCACGAGGGCTTCGTCAACTTCAACGCCGGCACGCTCGGCACGTCGATGGTCGAGGGCCGGATCTCGCAGGGCGTCGTCGTCGGCGAGGGCTCGGACATCGGCGGCGGCGCGTCCATCATGGGCACCCTGTCCGGCGGCGGCCGCGAGCGGGTGTCGATCGGCGAGCGGTCCCTGCTCGGCGCGAACGCCGGTCTCGGCATCCCGCTCGGCGACGACTGCGTCGTCGAGGCGGGCCTCTACCTGACGGCCGGCACGAAGGTCGCCCTCGTCGGCCAGGCCGGCGAGGACGGCGCCCCGCGCGTCGTCAAGGCCCGCGAGCTCGCCGGGGCGGACGGCATCCTGTTCCGCCGCAACTCCCTCACGGGCGGCGTCGAGGCGGTGGCCCGCACCGGCACCGGCATCACGCTGAACGCGGCGCTGCACGCCAACTGA